CGGGATGACCATAGGCAGGAAGTAGACGAACCGGAAAACGCCGATGAAACGCACCTTCAAGTTCAACAGGACCGCCAGGCCGAGGGAGCCCAGCACGGTGACAAGCACGTTGACGAGCGTGAATATCAGCGTCGCCTGCAAGGTCTTGTAGAAGCCGGACCCCGGCTCGAAGAGGTTCGCGTAGTTCGCTATGCCCACCCATTCCGGCTCGCCAAGCAGGTCCCATTTCATGCAGCTAATGACGAATGACGCCAGGATCGGCATCCCCGAGAAAAGGAGGAACCCGATGAACCAGGGGGAGAGAAAGATGTATGGGGCGGCGCCGTCGACGCCGCGTTTCGTCCGACTCATGGCTGCTTCCCTTCTTTCTAGTGGAGGGCCGTGCCGCCTCGGCTATCGGCGACACGGCCCACCACCGTCACATGCCTAGCTGGCTTGGTTCGCGGCCTGGATTGCCTTGTCAACGTCCTCAATGGTCTTGACCCCGAGGAGATAGGCGTTGATCTCGTTGGCGAGGTCGTTCGTCGCCGTCGCGGAGGCAAGCGTGTAGCCGAACTGGCCGGAGCCGTCCGTGGCCGGGTCGGTGATGGCGCCCCAGTTGCTCGGGCTGCCGTTGCCACCGGGGTGCTGCCACTCGGTGGAGTCGGCGAACTTCTTCAGAACGGACGGGTTGGACGTGCCGATAGATGTTAGCTGTTGGCCCTCGTCGCCCATCATGAACTCGATGAACTTCCACGCGGCGTCCTTCACCTGGCTCGTCTTCGAGATGGTGTAGAAGCCGGTGTGCAGGCTGGTGTAGTCCACCAGATCGGCCGGCATTGGGACCATGTCCCAGTTCGCCTCGGTCTCTCGGTACGTAAGGACGCCCCAGCTGCCGTTCAGCGTCATCGCGGCCTTCCCGGCGGAGAACAGGTCGGTCACATCGGTGCCGGAAGCGGAGGGGGCCGCCATCGACTGGTCGACGTTGGTCAGGGTGTTGATGAAGTCGACGGCCTTCTTCATGCCATCGCCGAGGACCAACTTGCCATCGCCGTCGATGACCCCGTCGCCAGCCTGGCCGGCGAGTGAGTACCACATGCCCGCGAAGGAGAAGGCGTCGGCGCCGAATTGCTTGCCGTTGCCCTCGCCGCTGGTGAGCTTCTTGGCGGCGGCCCGGAAGTCTTCCCACTTCCAGTCGGCCGTCGGGTACTCGACCTTGGCGGCATCGAAGAGGTCCTTGTTATAGAACAGGACCTGGTCGGCGTAGCACCACGGGATGCCGTAGGTGCCGCCCATCTTGGCGGCGAGATCAGCAACCGCCGGAATGAAGGCGTCGGATGTGAGCGTGCCGCCGGACAGGTAGCTGTCGAGGGGCTCCAGCGAACTGGAGGCGAGTCGGATGGCGTCCGTCTCGTACAGGTGGAGGATGTCGGGGGCGGTGTTGCCCGCGATCATCGTGGTGACCTTCTCCGAGTAGGTGTCGCTGTCATAACTGGTCACCTGGAGGTCGATGTCGGTGTTGGCCTTCTCGAAGGCGTCCACCATCTCAGGTGTGATGTTGTCATTCCACGTGGCCATTGTCACAACGGTCTTCCCGCCGCCGTCCGATGGGGTGTTGGTGCCGGTGTCGGAAGTGCATCCGGCCAACAGAGCGGTGGCGAGGCAAGTCGCCGCCGCCAAAGTGATGATGGGTTTGCTTCTCGTAGTGGTTGGCATCTTGTTCTTCCAATCGTCCTTGAGTGTCAGAAACCTGCGAAACACAGTTTCTGTTGGGAATCGTATCCCAAGCGTCCGCGCAGCGCAAGTGTTTTCCGCGCCCTGCCCGATATGCCTCCGATAAGGAGGTTAGCTTGCGCCAGCCCCGAGTCGGGGAGCGCCGAAATGGCGAAACACGGTTTCGTCGGGCGCAACTCATGGGCCTCAGCAGTGCTGCGCAGGCACTGGTGCTTCCGGGTGCCATGACAGGGCCTTGCGCGGTGGTCGGCTCTGCCGTGGCGTGCGCAAGAATCTCCGAGGTGGGATGCGTCTGAACGCCCGCCACGAGCACTCAGGCCAGGCGCAGGATTCGAGCAGACTCGCCGGTGCCGGCCAAGTCCAGGCGCAGGCTGGATCCGTCCCACAGTGCGGGCCAGGCGGGCAGCGAGGCGGGGAACAACTGCCGACAGCTGCGACCCGGGGAAGCCGACAGGTCCAGGCTGACTTCACCGTCACCGGCGCGGTTCCACACGAACAGGAGTGTCTCATCCTCGGTGCTGGTGGCCAGCGCCATGACAGGAGCGTCCCAGGAAGGCAAGCCGAGTGGCCAAGAAGGCAAAGAGGCGGCCTGGTGGGCTATGACGCGGGGATAGAGCCCCGCCGCCTCGCGCACCAGGGCGAACTGCTGGCGGTCCAGCCCGTTCAGGTAGCCAGACAAGTAGAGCCTGCCTGAGAGCCCGGTGACGAGGTTGAACGCCACCTGCTCCAATGTCATCAATGAGTGGGGGTACGCCCAGTTCCCGGCCTGCTCGGGCCGCATTATCATCGGTGCGGCGGCGGCGATGGCGGGGTAGAGACGGTAGTCCTGCTGGTCGGAGGTCGACTGCAAGTCGAACAGTGACAACCAGGCCTGGTCGGTGCGCTGGGCGCCGGAGGAACAGGCCTCCAAGATCACCTCAGGGTGCCGCGAGCGCAGACTGGACGTCCAGTCGCGAAGCGCCCGGCAGTGGCCCAGAAGGCCGGCGCCGGGGGAGGCGGCATCCGTGTCGGGGCCGACGCCGGGCGTCACGTTGTAGTCCCACTTGAAATACCGCACCCCGTAGTCGCCTATCAGGCGGTCGAACACCGCGTCAAGGTAGACCCGAGCGGCGTTTGAGCGCAAATCCAGGAAGTACCGCTCCTGTTCGACTATGCGCCGTCCCCCGCGGCGCATGAAGGCGTCCTCGGGCAGTTCGTCCGCGACGGGCGATCTAATCCCGATCACCTCCGGCTCGATCCAGAGGCCGGGTTTCATCCCCGAGCGCCTGATCAAATCGAGCACCCCTTTGAGGCCTTGCGCGCCGAAGCGCTTCTTGGAGGGTTCCCAGGCGCCCACCGACGGCCACCAATCGCCGTCGTCGTCGTACCAGCCGGCGTCGATGCAGAACACTTCGGCGCCCGCCTCGGCAGCGGCGGCGATCAGCGGGCGTAGCTTAGTACTGGTCGGGTCTCCCATCAGCGCGTTCATGTAGTCATTGAAGACCAGCGGGCGCCCGGCGTCGGCCTGGCGCTGGTGGCCCGAGCGGCGCCGGTGCCAGGTGAGCGCTCCGATGGCGGCATCGAATCGCTCGGCGGCGGCGAATGAGACGGGGACGGTGGTGAACGATCCGCCGGGAGGCAATTCCTCCAGCCAGGAGTGGTACAGGTCGTCCGGGCCAGTGAGCACCAGATCCACATCGGAGTCTGCTCGGGTGTTCAGCTCCCAGCGCCAAGGTCCGTTGTTCTCCACCTCCCAGGCGATGGCTCGCCCGGTGTCGCGGCCCTGAAGCAGGCCCATGGGCAGATGCTCGGCCGCAGACCAGGTGGAGTTGCCGGCAAGAGCCCAGGAATTGCGGCCAGACTGCCCGTGGGCCTCGGGGTTCACATCGGCCAGCCCGCCGGGGCCGTAGAGCGGGATCGAGGCCCACCGGCTTTCGGAGCACCACTCATTGCGGGCGGTGAATAGATTTGCGCCGCCAGGCCCGATGTAGCTCAGCAAGCTCGAGAGCACGGCGGAAGAGACCGCCTGCAACATCAGCGCGCCCCCGCCCTGGTTCTCCAACTGGGTGCTGGCCCGGTACGCCCCGGTACCGGTGTCCTCAATCCGCGTGGTCAGGCGCAGGGACAGCTCCGGGTCGGATTGGACCACTTCCAGGCAGGCGACTCCCCCAAGCTGGAATTCCCGGTGGCTGACGTGGCGCAACCGATCAGCCACCGCCGTCCGATAGGTGCGAGCGCCGGCGAGGCTCCGGCCTTGTCCCAGGACAAGCACCTCGGCCAGGGGTGAGCCCATCACGGCGCCCGGGCGGCCGCCCGCGAACGCTGATGACACCGCCCGGGACTCAGACCAGGTGAACCGTAGCGGTGTCTGCGTTCCCCACTCGATCATTTCCATGTCAATCCTTCTTCCGCGTACTGGCACCATCGCGGTGCGCTCTTGATGATGTGTGTCAAACCTTCCGCGACAGGCGGCGCGGACACCCGCGGTGCCCGACCGGGATTGGGGCGGCCCTCCATGCTGTGGGCCCTGATGTCTTGGAGCTGTGTTGGCTCACGCCTGATGCCCTTCCTCGCGCAGGCTGACCGTCGGCGCCGATGGCCGCGTCCTCATCGCAGTCGGCCCCATATAGCGAAACTAGCTTTCGTCCCGCAGTAGGCCCGTAGTCCCTAGTGCATTGACACTATTGACATCTATGATAGCGTCAGGCGAAAGTGATTGATGCAGTTTCGCACATCATCAAAGGCTAGACAGGGACTACGGAGTCTACATGCACGGCGACCGACGCGGCTGGCGGATACTTCCGGCAGCCGCGGCTCGCCCACTTCTCGCTGAGCGCCCCTCACGGGATGTTCGCCCAGCAGTCACGACGCGTCGAACATGACCACCATCACCGCGTCGAGCTAACGCGACGCAGAAGACTTGAAAGGAAACAATGATGTTTGAGATCTGGAAACCCGCGAACGGAAGAAGAAGGGGGCGACCCGCCACGGCCGCCGTCGCCTCAGCGCTCACCCTGGTTCTTGTGGCTCTGGGCACGACACTGGGCGCGACCAGCACGAGTGCGGCGCCAGAAGACGCCGTCAATGCAGCACCGCGCGCGACAGTTTCCTCTTCTGTGCATGGCAAAGGAGCGATCGGCAGCAATTTCAACGCGAACGCGATCCTCGATGGCGTGAAGTACAACTCCGGCGGGGCCGGATCCCCGCAGACCTGGTGCACTTGGTACAACGGAACGGCAGGCGGCCCGGAATGGCTGCAGCTCAGCTGGCCAGACCAGATCGAAGGCGTCGCCGCCGTGGATCTTTGGTTCTGGGGAGACGGTTCTGGCACCGTGATGCCGACCGCTTGGAACCTGCAGTACTCGCTGGACGGTGAGACTTGGAGCGACATCGCGCTCGAGGACGGCGCCGCCTACCCAGTCAACTCGAGCGGCGCGAGCAGCGTCGAATTCGCTGCGCCGGTGACGGTAAAGCACCTGCGGGCGAACATCGACCAGATTGCCGGCAAGTACATAGCCGTGAGCGAGTTCGAGGTGTTCTCCCAGGCCCCGCAACCTGTCAACACGGCGAAGGAGTCATACGCGACATCTTCGGTAGATGACAAGGGCGCAATCGGAGACAACTTCGATGTCAACGGAATCTTCGACGGCCTGAAGAAGAACTCCGGCAGCGGATCCGCAGACACCTGGTGCACGTGGTACAACGGGACTGCCGGCGGGTCGGAGTGGCTGCAGTTGAACTGGTTCATCCCGATGCAGCTATCTGCCGCTGACCTGTGGTTCTGGGGAGACGGCTCGGGCACCATCATGCCTTCGGCGTGGACTCTGCAGTATTCGCTGGACGGCGAGACCTGGACGGAAGCCGAACTCGCGGACGGCTCCTCTTACACTGTGAATTCATCGGGGGCAAGTAGCGTCGAGTTCGCTTCGCCGGTGACGGCGCGATTCCTGAGGGCCCAGATCGAGCAGGTATCCGGAAAGTACATCGCGGTGAGCGAGTTCGAAGCGTTCTCACCGGCAGAGTTCGAGTTTGTCTCGCGCGCCGAGCTGGTCGACCTCTGGCGCGCCGCCCAGCGCAAGGACGCAGCCAACTACACGCCGCAGACCTGGGCTGCTTTCGCGGCGGCGTTGGCCGCTGCGGAGGCCGAATTGTCAAATGAGGCGGCGACATCAGACAGCCTCCAGACGGTCTCGTCTGCGCTGAGCGACGCGATGAACGGCCTCATGTCAGTGCAAGTCCTGGCCGTCGACTTCGGCGACGGCGCGAGCTATGGCGAACTCTACGGCGGCGCCAACGGCACCCTCTACGGGTTCGGCGCCGACGGCGCCCCAACCGACTCACTGGTCAGCGGTGCCGCTGTCGAGAACACGTCACAGAAGCCGGCAGAAGGGCAGCAGCATCCCTCGGGAGACGTAATGGAGATCGAAGACCAATTCGTCGAGTCAGGTGAAGGCAACGATCTGTACATCTATATGCAGGACTTCTACCCGGACTGGGCATACAACGGCGGGAGCCGCCCAGGCGACACACGCACCTACGTCACCGACCCGCTGAACTCGAATTTCGGGACGTACACGCAGGCTGGCAACGGCACATGGGACTACCTTGAGGTCGCGGAGCTGGTCACCCGTTTCGTGCTTGAGAACTCGGACAAGCTCGACCATTATGTGCTTGTTCCGTTCAACGAGGCCGACGAGGGCAACTGGGCCGGCGCATACGGTTACCACGAAACACTAAAGAGTCAGTTCCTGACCGACTGGGACGCGGTCTACCGCAAAATCCATGGTCTATACGACGAGTACGCGGCCGCGGGGAAGATCGACCCGAACGCCGAACCCCGAATTGGCGGTCCCGGAGACGCCGCATGGCGGCCTACCCGCACGAAGGCTTTCCTGACGCACGCGCTGGCAAACAACACGCTGCCGGACGTGGTGATCTGGCATGAGCTCTCCGAGGAGAACGTTAACTCCTACAAGAGTCACTATGCCAGCTACCGCCAGATCGAAACGACTCTGGGAATCGATCCGCTGCCGGTTAACATCAGCGAGTGGGGCGAACTGCGGGACATGTCAGTCGCCGGTCAGATCATCCAGTGGTTCGCAATCTTTGAAGACACGAAGGTGCAGGCGCAGACAGCGTACTGGAACTATGCCGGCAACATCTCGGACAACCAGTCGCGCGCGAACAATGCCAATGCCGCTTGGTGGATCTTCAAGTGGTACGGCGACTTGCGAGTGACCGACACGGAAAGCGCCATCAACACCTACAAAGCGGTCGCCTATAAAGACAGTGCGGCGCAATCCGCGGGGACGGCAAACACCGATATGGACAAGCTCGCCGCAATCGCCGCCCTCGACACCGCCAATCGAAAAGCGACGATCATCTACGGCGGCGCCACCACCAAGTCGTCGAGCACCATCGAGGACACCGGGCAGAACATCTCCGTGAAAGTCGATATGCGCAACCTTGATCCCGAGGTCTTCGGCGACGAGGTCGACGTCGAAGTCCGCGAAACGCAGTTCGTTGCCGCAGACGGCTTTGCGCAATCACCGCGCCTGGTCAACAGCCAGCGAAACATCGACATCTCTGACGGCACGCTCGAGGTGACCACGCCGAGCGCGGATCGGTACGCGGGCTACCAGCTCGTCGTCACACCCGCCCGCGACATCGACCCGGACGAGAATCCCGACACGTCACGGCTGTTGCTGGAAGAAGAAGCGGAAGACCTCTCGCTGGCTAGCGACAGCGCACTCAACGCGAGCGTAGAGCAGCGCTCACCTACTGGTTCTGGCTGGGGACACCTCATGTTCTCCGGCAACAGCCATGTGGCGAGCTTCGGCCAGGGCGCAACGGCGACGTGGCAGGTCTCCGACCTTGAGGCAGCCGACTACCGTTTGCAGATCATCTCCGCGAATGACGGTTTCCCCGGCGCCATCAAGGTTTGCGTCGATGGCGGCAACTGCAAGACCGTGGAGTATGAGGCAGAAGAAGCGGTACACAGCATGTCGAACATGAACTACCGCGGCGGAATCCAGACCGTCCTGAGCCTTCCGGCAGGAGACCATTCGATCACCATCGTGAATGACGGCCGTGCCGTCGAACTCGACAAAGTCCAGTTGTATCAGATCAGCTCGGACAGCGATGGCGCAGGTCTGGATGCGCGAAAGTACACCGCCACCTCGGATTTCCGCCTGAAGGACGGAGCGCAGCTCTCATACGATGAGGGAACGCGCGGCTGGATAGACCTCAACGGAGGTTCAGCAGCGCTTCACGCCACCGCCTGGGAGTCCGGCTACCAGAACCTCAGGATCACCTACAGCGCCCCGGCGGGGACGTCGTTCGACGTTCTTGTCCACGGCATTGAGACCGCAACGATCACCGCGGCGGACGGCCTCACCGGGTCGGCCACGGTCGTTGTTCCTTTGTCGGAGGGTGTGAACGAGATCGATCTCACCGGTGATCCTGGGGTGCTCATCGAGAGCGTGGTCGCATCGCGCAACGCGGCTAAGGACGAGACTGCCATCTCCTTCGAGGCCGAAGATCTCACGCTCGCGGGAAGCGCGCGGATCATCACCGACGAGCAACTCTCGGCGCCCAACTATGCCGAGAACGGAGGACCCCAAACCTCGACAGCAAGCAACGGAGCGTACGTCACAGGCCTCGGCACGCAATTCGAGACCTATGTGTACCACACGAGCGCTTCCGGCGCCGGCGGTGACAAGACCCGACTCCTGAAGAACTCAACCACCAACGAGCCCGTCGTGAAAACAAACGCACCGAAGGGTCAACTCGTCATCGAGCAGGGACAAGTTCCACCGGGGACCTACAACATCGTGTTCCGCTACTCGAATGACAACATCAACCCGAACAACAACCCCGACATCGCAGCCGCGATGGATCTCGGTCTGCAGCTGCGCCAGGACAACACGGAGATCGCCCGCGCCGGTTTTCGGTGGACCTACACCGACAGCAGCTTCATGAGCCGCTCGGTCACGGCCACGATCGACGGAAGCAGCGACATCGTCCTCGGCAACTGGGATGAGCCCGGGGATCTGAAAGCGGCGGTGTCGTGGGGCGGGGCTCCCAACATTGACTCAATCACGTTCTACCCGATGACCGTCAGGGCGCCGGCCCCGTTGGATTTGGGTGTGACCGTTACGACTCGGTGCACGGCGGGGAATGCTTTCGTGCTGGTTCAGGTCGGCAACAACGACGAGGTTCCGGCCGAAGTCGTCGTCAACACCGACTTCGGCGCCAAGACCTTCCCCGCGGTGGCGCCAACCAAGAAGGCCTTGCAGTCGTTCACCACACGCCTGAAGCAGCTGCCTGCCGGGACGCTGACCGTCGCGGGAAGTGCCCTGAACGGGCGGTCGTTCGCCCAGGCCTTCAGCTACCCAGCACTCGCCTGCGGTAGCTGACCGACGCCGAGCCGCGGGCGGGGAAACGGCCCGGCGAACACCATTGTTCCCGATTTGGATTTCAACGAGAGGAAAGGCAAGAATTATGAGGACAAGACTCGCGGCCAGCCTGGCGCTAGGCGCGCTGGGGGCAGGATTGCTAACCGGCGTCGGCTCGCTCGCTTTCGCCGACGACCTGGTCGAACACGACACGGTTGACGTGTGGTTCGAGGTCCCGGACGAGAAGGCGCTGACCATGACTGTGGCAGCTAACGAAGCGGAACTGACTGAGGGCGCCTCGGCCGACCCGACGCAGCGCGTGTTCACGGGGACGCTGCCAACGGTGACTGTGACGGACACGCGCGACGCCGAGGACATACCGGCGGGAGTGGGCTGGGCTGTCTTGGCGGGAGCCACCGATTTCCAGGGTGACGCCGGCCAAGCGGACATCCCCGCCAACCAACTCGGTTGGACGCCAAGCCTGATCGCAGGCGAGGACCTGGGCCTGGTCAGCGCCGGCGGCGTGGTTGCCTCCAGGCTGGACGACACGGGGTCCGACGGAATCGCTGCCGACGCCTCACCGGAGCTGCTGGCCATGGCGCTCGATTCGGGCGCCGCCGCCGAGGAGCAGAACGGTGTGTGGCAAGCGACCGCCGCCCTCGTCTTGAAGACGGACGCGATCGTCGAACCCGGCAAATACACGTCGGAGTTGACGCTCTCCCTGTTCGAGTGAGCTGAACCGACCCGAACCCGCCAACGAGACAGCCCGGAGACCACGATGACCAGACACAGGATCTCCGTCTCCTCCTCGCTTGGACGGCTGAGGGCTTGCCTGGCCCCGCGAGCGTTGCCGTTGGCTCTCGCGGCCGGGTTGGCTCTGACCGTGCTCGCCTCGGCGGTCCCGGCCCACGCCGGGACCGCCGAGGACGGCGGCGGAGGTTCGGTCACCTGGTCGGTCGCGCCCGCCACCGCCGAGGGGCCCGACGGGCGCCATTGGGTCGAGTTGGCCCTAGCCCCCGGCGACAGCGCGACCGAGCACATGGCAATAACCAATCTCTCCCAAGAGGCAGTCACCTTCGCCCTGGCCTCGGCCGACGGGTATTTCACGGCGACTGGGCGGTTCAACATGCTGAGCAATCCGGCCGAGTCCGTGGACGCGGGGACCTGGATCGAAATCCAGGATGCGGTCACCGTCGAGGCGGACGAAACAGCCGTGGTGCCTTTCACCGTGACCGTGCCTGCCGACGCGCAGCCGGGCGACCACGCCGGCGGCGTCGCCGCCGCGGTCAAATCCTCCGGCGCCGGCTCCGAGGGCGGCGCCGGTCTGGGCGTCACATCGCGCTTCGGCTTCCGGGTTATGACCCGCGTCCTGGGGGAACTCGAACCACTCCTAGAAGTGGCCAATCCCCAAGCCAGCTACACCACCGCCTGGAACCCGGCCCAGCCGGGCCAACTGCGGATCGGATTCGACCTTGTCAACAAGGGCAACAGCCGCTTGACCGTCACTGGACGGGTCGCCGCGGGCGGCGGGACGGCAGCATTCCCCGGGAGGGAGGAACCGGCCATCGAGCTGCTGCCGGGAGACACCCGCCGTGTCGAGGTGCGCGTGGCGGGGGTCTGGCCCCTGTTCCGGGTGACCGCCAAGATCACCGCCGAACCAGTTGTGCTCGCGGTCGACGATGCCCGACCCCCCGAGCTGAAACCAGTCACCGCCACCGTGGGCGCGTTCGCCATGCCGTGGCCACAATGCGCCTGCGCGGCTGGTATTGGGCTGCTCATCGCGGCATGGTTGGTCAGCCGGGGCCGTTCGAGGCGCCGAATCGCGCGGATAGTCGCCCAGGCCAAGGCCGAAGCGCTGGCCGAGGCGGCAGGTCAGCCCAAGGGCGGGCCCGCGCCCCGCCTGGATCCGGCGGACTGACCACGCCGCGCGGCGGCCGCCCGCCGCAGCCCCCGTCATCGCCGTCGCGTTGATCGCCTGCCCCGACCGGCCGGCCCTGTCCGACGACACTGTCACGGTCGGAGTCTCCATCAACCCCAACCGCCCCGCCAACCGGTATCCGGGAGAATTGGCAAGTGTCGTTCCCAGCACTGCTAACCGCTAATGGAGATTGGTTTGCATGGCCAAGAACGCGGAAGAAGCTGCGATTGCCGAGTGCCCACATGACCCGAGAACGTGTGTAGCCGCCGGGACGTCCTCCCGCAAGAGGGGAAACGGGCGCACAACCTGAGAACACAACCCCCCACCCCCGCCATGCGGGTGAAACCCAGGGTCACAGAGCTTCGCCAAGTATTCATCGCCATCCCGACTGTGTGGTTTCCCGGCACCGTTCCCAACCAAAACAGGGACGGGTTCTTTTGGGGTTGGCCGCCGGTGCCTAGCCCTCGGCGGCCAACGCTTGAGCGGGCGGGGTCTTGGCCGCCCGGCGACCGGGCAGGATCGAGGCGACCAGGCCGGTCAGGATCGCCAGGACCAGGACCAGGCCGACCCGGCCCAACGGCACCGTCAGGCTCATGAACTCGGTCGCGGAAAGCAGCAGACCGCAGCCCGCCAAGCCAAAGAAGGTGCCCAGTGCCACACCGGTCAGACCGGCCACCCCGGCGATGATCGCCCCTTCCAACGCCATCATCCGGGTTGTCTGGCGCCTGGTCAGCCCCAATGCTCTGAGCATTGCCGTCTCGCGGGCGCGTTCCAGCACCGACAGCCAGAGCGTGTTGGAGACACCGACCAGGGCGACTATGACGGAAACCGCCAGCAGGGCCAACCCCACTATCAGCATCACGTCGACCGCGTTCTCAATGTTGGCCCGTTCGACGGCCGAGCCTTGGACCAGGAAGACCGAATCATCCGAGCCGGTGTGCTCGGTGACGGCGTCTTGCACATCCGCCACCACGTCTGCCGCATTGGCTTGATCGTCGACCTTGAGCCAAACCTGCGGCACGGATTCCGCGGCCCCCAGTTCGCGCAAGGTGGCGAGATCCACGACCAGCGCCTCGTAAGGCAGGATTGCCTCGTAGTCGGGCCGATCCACCCACTCAAGCTCGGCGGTCTGCCCGCCCGGGCCAATTAGTTCCAAGGTGGTCCCCTCGACGTCCTCCGCGTCGACCTCAAAGGCCGGGTCGGAGCCGTTTTCTTTGAGGGCCGTCTGCTGCTGGATGGTGGCGACAAACCAATCGTCCACCAGCACCTTCCCGGGCTGCAGCAGTCCCGCCATGTCTTTGTCACGAACGACAGACTGGAAGCCGTCGCGGTCAATGCCGAAGGCCGTGTAGTAGTAAGTCTGGCCCGAATTGTCGGCCACGCCAACGGTGCCGGACCGGACTTCGACCACCTGTTCCACGCCGTCAACAGCCCTCAGCTTGGCGATCAGGTCGTTGGACAGGCTTGACTGGCCAAACTGGCCGTCCAGGTCGGGATCCCCGGTTTGCTCGGCGGCCACTGTGGTGACCGAGGCGTCCCCGACTTGGACGTCGATGGGAGCGAAGCGCGACACTTCCTTGCCCAGCGACGCGCCGATCGAGGCGGCCGCCACAATCAGACCGGTCACCAGCGTCACGCCGATCACCAAAGCGCCCGCGGCGGCGGAGGTGCGGCGCGGATTGCGCACCGCGTTGGCGGCCGCGATCCTGGCCGCCCCGCCAAACCGGCTGAAGATGCCAGCCACGAGCGAGACCACCTTGGGCAGCCAGAAGACCGCCCCGACCAGCACGCTCACCACCAAGACACCGCCCCCCAGGACGCCCAGGATCGAGCCCGTTATGAGCACCCGCTCGCTGTCCGCCTGGGCCAGGTCGACCGAGTTGTTCATTGTCAGTCCGGCCGTCAGGCCCGCCAACCCCAACGCGCACATGCCGATTGAAAGGCCCAGGCGGACCTTGCCGGCCCTTGAGGCCAGTTTGGGCGGCGCCAGCGGGTGGAGCGCGGCCAGGGCGGGCACTCGACTGGCCAAGCGGGCCGGAATCGTCGACGCGATCAGCGTCGTGACGCCACCGGCCGCCACGGAGGCGACCACCGCCACCCAGGTGGGCCGGGCCACCCCGGGCAGCGGCAGCGAGGGGTAGAGTCCTCCGGCTATCCAAAGCGCGGCCTGGATCAAGGCCCATCCCAGGATCAAGCCACCCAACGCGCCGCCCAGGCCCATGATGGCGCCCTCGAGCAGAACCGTGCGCCGCACCTGTTTGCGAGTCGCGCCGACGGCGCGCAGCAAGGCCAGCGTCCGGGTGCGGCCGGCAATCAGCACCTGGTAGGTGTTTGAGATGGCCATGCCCGCCACAAACATCCCCAACAGCCCAAAGATCAGCACGACTGCAACCAGGATGGCCGCGCCGTCCATGAACTCGGCCACCATTTGGTTAGTCTCCTGGCGCAGATCCAAGACTCGGACCAGGCAGCCCCAGTCGGACGCCATGTAGCTTTGCGGTTTGCCGAACGGGTCAGACCTGAGCAAGTCTTGGCAGTATTCATCGCTGGTCAAGG
The Bifidobacteriaceae bacterium DNA segment above includes these coding regions:
- a CDS encoding discoidin domain-containing protein — protein: MMFEIWKPANGRRRGRPATAAVASALTLVLVALGTTLGATSTSAAPEDAVNAAPRATVSSSVHGKGAIGSNFNANAILDGVKYNSGGAGSPQTWCTWYNGTAGGPEWLQLSWPDQIEGVAAVDLWFWGDGSGTVMPTAWNLQYSLDGETWSDIALEDGAAYPVNSSGASSVEFAAPVTVKHLRANIDQIAGKYIAVSEFEVFSQAPQPVNTAKESYATSSVDDKGAIGDNFDVNGIFDGLKKNSGSGSADTWCTWYNGTAGGSEWLQLNWFIPMQLSAADLWFWGDGSGTIMPSAWTLQYSLDGETWTEAELADGSSYTVNSSGASSVEFASPVTARFLRAQIEQVSGKYIAVSEFEAFSPAEFEFVSRAELVDLWRAAQRKDAANYTPQTWAAFAAALAAAEAELSNEAATSDSLQTVSSALSDAMNGLMSVQVLAVDFGDGASYGELYGGANGTLYGFGADGAPTDSLVSGAAVENTSQKPAEGQQHPSGDVMEIEDQFVESGEGNDLYIYMQDFYPDWAYNGGSRPGDTRTYVTDPLNSNFGTYTQAGNGTWDYLEVAELVTRFVLENSDKLDHYVLVPFNEADEGNWAGAYGYHETLKSQFLTDWDAVYRKIHGLYDEYAAAGKIDPNAEPRIGGPGDAAWRPTRTKAFLTHALANNTLPDVVIWHELSEENVNSYKSHYASYRQIETTLGIDPLPVNISEWGELRDMSVAGQIIQWFAIFEDTKVQAQTAYWNYAGNISDNQSRANNANAAWWIFKWYGDLRVTDTESAINTYKAVAYKDSAAQSAGTANTDMDKLAAIAALDTANRKATIIYGGATTKSSSTIEDTGQNISVKVDMRNLDPEVFGDEVDVEVRETQFVAADGFAQSPRLVNSQRNIDISDGTLEVTTPSADRYAGYQLVVTPARDIDPDENPDTSRLLLEEEAEDLSLASDSALNASVEQRSPTGSGWGHLMFSGNSHVASFGQGATATWQVSDLEAADYRLQIISANDGFPGAIKVCVDGGNCKTVEYEAEEAVHSMSNMNYRGGIQTVLSLPAGDHSITIVNDGRAVELDKVQLYQISSDSDGAGLDARKYTATSDFRLKDGAQLSYDEGTRGWIDLNGGSAALHATAWESGYQNLRITYSAPAGTSFDVLVHGIETATITAADGLTGSATVVVPLSEGVNEIDLTGDPGVLIESVVASRNAAKDETAISFEAEDLTLAGSARIITDEQLSAPNYAENGGPQTSTASNGAYVTGLGTQFETYVYHTSASGAGGDKTRLLKNSTTNEPVVKTNAPKGQLVIEQGQVPPGTYNIVFRYSNDNINPNNNPDIAAAMDLGLQLRQDNTEIARAGFRWTYTDSSFMSRSVTATIDGSSDIVLGNWDEPGDLKAAVSWGGAPNIDSITFYPMTVRAPAPLDLGVTVTTRCTAGNAFVLVQVGNNDEVPAEVVVNTDFGAKTFPAVAPTKKALQSFTTRLKQLPAGTLTVAGSALNGRSFAQAFSYPALACGS
- a CDS encoding DUF916 domain-containing protein, translated to MTRHRISVSSSLGRLRACLAPRALPLALAAGLALTVLASAVPAHAGTAEDGGGGSVTWSVAPATAEGPDGRHWVELALAPGDSATEHMAITNLSQEAVTFALASADGYFTATGRFNMLSNPAESVDAGTWIEIQDAVTVEADETAVVPFTVTVPADAQPGDHAGGVAAAVKSSGAGSEGGAGLGVTSRFGFRVMTRVLGELEPLLEVANPQASYTTAWNPAQPGQLRIGFDLVNKGNSRLTVTGRVAAGGGTAAFPGREEPAIELLPGDTRRVEVRVAGVWPLFRVTAKITAEPVVLAVDDARPPELKPVTATVGAFAMPWPQCACAAGIGLLIAAWLVSRGRSRRRIARIVAQAKAEALAEAAGQPKGGPAPRLDPAD